In one Bacteroidales bacterium WCE2004 genomic region, the following are encoded:
- a CDS encoding UDP-N-acetylmuramate--L-alanine ligase: MRYKNVYFIGIGGIGMSAIARYYKFKGCAVSGYDRTPSDLTHALEAEGIAVHYEDRPECIPAEVQDTLVVYTPAVPAEFGELVAARERGYRVIKRSQMLGEITAGQRCLAVAGTHGKTTTSTLVAHILTESGSGCSAFLGGISKNYGTNMLVSHTPTVVAEADEFDRSFHQLHPAIAAITAMDADHLDIYGDLAHVQEAFRIFASQVTETIILKYGLPIRQSDVSAKIFSYHFDDRRADFHSENLRLDAAGHYTYDLVYPGGVLSDIRVGALGWVNVENSIAAAAICLCYGLDAQKVRHAIGTFEGAQRRLDVHLNTPGLTYIDDYAHHPAELASAISSVRQIFPGRKLTGIFQPHLYTRTRDFAPEFARALSGLDKLILLDIYPAREEPIPGVTSEIIFRDVTAPEKVLVTRDELLPLLEQEPLDVLLTLGAGNIDRFIEPITEMLRKRQ; this comes from the coding sequence ATGAGATACAAGAACGTCTATTTCATCGGCATCGGCGGCATCGGCATGAGCGCCATCGCCCGGTACTACAAGTTCAAGGGCTGCGCCGTCTCCGGCTACGACCGGACCCCTTCCGACCTCACGCACGCGCTGGAGGCGGAAGGCATCGCCGTGCATTATGAAGACAGGCCCGAATGCATTCCGGCCGAAGTCCAGGACACCCTCGTGGTGTACACGCCGGCCGTCCCCGCCGAGTTCGGCGAACTCGTCGCGGCGCGCGAGCGCGGCTACCGCGTGATCAAGCGCTCGCAGATGCTGGGCGAGATCACCGCCGGCCAGCGCTGCCTCGCCGTCGCCGGCACGCACGGCAAGACCACCACGTCCACCCTCGTGGCCCACATCCTCACGGAGAGCGGCAGCGGCTGCTCCGCCTTCCTCGGCGGCATCTCCAAGAACTACGGCACCAACATGCTCGTCAGCCACACCCCGACCGTGGTGGCCGAAGCCGACGAGTTCGACCGTTCCTTCCACCAGCTGCACCCGGCGATCGCGGCCATCACGGCCATGGACGCCGACCACCTCGACATCTACGGCGACCTGGCCCATGTGCAGGAGGCTTTCCGCATCTTCGCCTCCCAGGTCACCGAGACCATCATCCTCAAATACGGCCTGCCCATCAGGCAGTCCGACGTGTCCGCCAAGATCTTCAGCTACCATTTCGACGACAGGCGGGCCGATTTCCACAGCGAGAACCTGCGGCTCGACGCCGCCGGCCATTATACCTACGACCTCGTCTACCCGGGCGGCGTGCTCAGCGACATCCGCGTGGGCGCCCTGGGCTGGGTCAACGTGGAGAACAGCATCGCGGCGGCGGCCATCTGCCTCTGCTACGGGCTCGACGCCCAGAAGGTCCGCCACGCCATCGGCACGTTCGAGGGCGCGCAGCGCCGCCTGGACGTGCACCTCAACACGCCGGGCCTGACCTACATCGACGACTACGCCCACCATCCGGCGGAGCTGGCCAGCGCCATCTCCTCGGTCCGGCAGATCTTCCCGGGGCGCAAGCTCACGGGCATCTTCCAACCGCACCTCTACACGCGTACGCGCGATTTCGCCCCCGAATTCGCCCGCGCCCTGAGCGGGCTGGACAAGCTCATCCTGCTCGACATCTATCCCGCCCGCGAGGAGCCCATCCCGGGCGTGACTTCCGAGATCATTTTCCGCGACGTGACCGCCCCCGAGAAGGTACTCGTCACGCGCGACGAGCTGCTGCCCCTGCTGGAGCAGGAGCCGCTCGACGTGCTCCTCACCCTCGGCGCGGGCAACATCGACCGCTTCATCGAACCGATCACCGAAATGCTCCGCAAACGCCAATAG
- a CDS encoding cell division protein FtsW, giving the protein MADAKKKKISFWTFADHFEGDKVVWIIVLLLVLFSIVCMFSSSSRLLRDGMTRLDLVKSQFFVVLAGLAVIIICYNIKNIKFFRWCSQWGFLLSFVLLGLLDIHVSLPFLKALNINNAYRILSVAGFQVHVFEVVKVAMVLYLAWAMDALKRGELRGPSDILWKKILYLYAPFLIIFVMIIPGSNSSALIIGLLMFVMILLGGGNLRDMTILALAAVLVLGIIFGLYSVTRNSAHPMFGRIGTGIARVFEEDHWEQQAIDNPKGTVAYQEAIDAIRQPYSAKIAIKQGGVLGKGPGQSTQRYVVPDMSEDYMYSFIIEEYGLIGGIFVIFLYVSLLARGSIIARNCGTDHYAKLTVAGLCLLITGQAFLHMFVNADIGPMTGQTLPLISHGNSAFLCFSIAFGIILSFSRIASRRIDKETRMAEPLVEMHEATAVKDRLDDLDAFESGQIDPQNADDSYEL; this is encoded by the coding sequence ATGGCTGACGCGAAGAAGAAAAAGATCAGTTTCTGGACATTTGCGGACCACTTCGAAGGAGACAAGGTGGTATGGATCATCGTGCTCCTGCTGGTGCTCTTCTCCATCGTCTGCATGTTCTCTTCCTCCTCGCGCCTGCTGCGCGACGGCATGACCCGGCTGGACCTCGTCAAGAGCCAGTTCTTCGTGGTCCTGGCCGGTCTCGCGGTCATCATCATCTGCTACAACATCAAGAATATCAAATTCTTCCGCTGGTGCAGCCAGTGGGGATTCCTGCTGTCGTTCGTCCTGCTGGGCCTGCTCGACATCCATGTCAGCCTGCCCTTCCTCAAGGCGCTCAACATCAACAACGCCTACCGCATCCTGTCCGTCGCCGGCTTCCAGGTCCACGTCTTCGAGGTGGTCAAGGTGGCGATGGTGCTCTACCTCGCCTGGGCGATGGACGCCCTCAAGCGCGGCGAGCTCCGCGGGCCTTCGGACATCCTCTGGAAGAAGATCCTCTATCTCTACGCCCCGTTCCTGATCATCTTCGTGATGATCATCCCGGGCTCCAACTCCAGCGCCCTGATCATCGGCCTGCTGATGTTCGTGATGATCCTGCTGGGCGGCGGCAACCTGCGCGACATGACCATCCTGGCCCTCGCCGCGGTGCTGGTCCTCGGCATCATCTTCGGCCTCTACAGCGTCACCAGGAACTCGGCGCACCCGATGTTCGGGCGCATCGGCACCGGCATCGCCCGCGTCTTCGAGGAGGACCACTGGGAGCAGCAGGCCATCGACAACCCGAAGGGCACCGTCGCCTACCAGGAAGCCATCGACGCCATCCGGCAGCCCTACAGCGCCAAGATCGCGATCAAGCAGGGCGGAGTCCTGGGCAAGGGCCCCGGCCAGAGCACCCAGCGCTACGTCGTCCCGGACATGTCCGAGGACTATATGTACAGCTTCATCATCGAAGAATACGGCCTGATCGGCGGCATCTTCGTGATCTTCCTCTATGTGTCGCTGCTCGCGCGCGGCTCGATCATCGCGCGCAACTGCGGCACCGACCACTACGCCAAGCTCACCGTGGCCGGCCTGTGCCTGCTCATCACCGGACAGGCCTTCCTGCACATGTTCGTCAACGCCGACATCGGCCCGATGACCGGCCAGACCCTCCCGCTGATCAGCCACGGCAACAGCGCCTTCCTCTGCTTCAGCATCGCCTTCGGCATCATCCTGTCGTTCAGCCGCATCGCCTCGCGGCGCATCGACAAGGAGACCCGGATGGCGGAGCCGCTCGTGGAGATGCACGAAGCGACGGCCGTCAAGGACCGCCTCGACGACCTGGACGCCTTCGAATCCGGACAAATCGACCCTCAAAACGCAGATGACAGCTATGAGTTATAA
- a CDS encoding UDP-N-acetylmuramoylalanine--D-glutamate ligase: MARIVVLGGAESGVGAAVLAKVKGFDVFLSDNGKIKDEYLATLKEWEIPFEQGGHTPALVLNADEVVKSPGIPGTAPMVKALREQGTHIISEIEFAARYDSAKKICITGSNGKTTTTSLIYYLLKEAGLDAGLGGNIGKSYAMQVATEKHDYYVLEISSFQLDDAYDFRPDIAIITNITPDHLDRYDHKIENYARAKFRITRNLRPEDCFIFDSDDAITIQQLDEIVVKAKMLPFTQEKEVKQGAFVRDGKIILRYEDDETEIFLKELALGGRHNVYNSMAAALAAKATGISDEVIRASLKTFSPIEHRLEPVLSIRDVLYINDSKATNIDAAWYALECQSRPVVWIVGGKDKGNDYSILDKVVRERVKAIVCMGVDNAKIHAAFEDIVGKDRMVDTRSAEEAVKAAAAFAVPGDVVLLSPCCASFDLFQNYEDRGRQFKEAVRHL, from the coding sequence ATGGCAAGAATAGTAGTATTGGGAGGAGCAGAGAGCGGCGTAGGCGCCGCGGTGCTCGCCAAAGTCAAGGGATTCGACGTCTTCCTGTCCGACAACGGGAAGATCAAGGACGAATATCTGGCGACCCTGAAGGAGTGGGAGATCCCCTTCGAGCAGGGCGGCCATACGCCGGCGCTCGTCCTCAATGCCGACGAGGTCGTCAAGAGTCCGGGCATCCCCGGCACCGCGCCGATGGTCAAGGCCCTGCGCGAGCAGGGGACGCACATCATCTCGGAGATCGAGTTCGCGGCGCGCTACGACAGCGCCAAGAAGATCTGCATCACCGGCTCCAACGGCAAGACCACGACCACCTCGCTGATCTACTACCTGCTCAAGGAAGCCGGCCTCGACGCCGGCCTGGGCGGCAACATCGGCAAGAGCTACGCCATGCAGGTCGCGACCGAGAAGCATGACTATTACGTGCTGGAGATCAGCAGCTTCCAGCTGGACGACGCCTACGACTTCCGGCCGGACATCGCCATCATCACCAATATCACGCCCGACCACCTCGACCGCTACGACCACAAGATCGAGAACTACGCCCGCGCGAAGTTCCGCATCACGCGCAACCTGCGGCCGGAGGACTGCTTCATCTTCGACTCCGACGATGCGATCACAATCCAGCAGCTGGACGAGATCGTGGTCAAGGCCAAGATGCTGCCGTTCACCCAGGAGAAGGAAGTCAAACAGGGCGCCTTCGTGCGCGACGGCAAGATCATCCTCCGCTACGAGGACGACGAGACCGAGATCTTCCTGAAGGAACTCGCGCTCGGCGGCCGCCACAACGTCTATAACTCGATGGCCGCCGCCCTGGCCGCCAAGGCCACGGGCATCAGCGACGAGGTCATCCGCGCAAGCCTCAAGACCTTCTCCCCGATCGAGCACCGGCTGGAGCCCGTGCTCAGCATCCGGGACGTGCTCTATATCAACGATTCCAAGGCCACCAACATCGACGCCGCCTGGTACGCCCTCGAGTGCCAGAGCCGGCCCGTCGTATGGATCGTCGGCGGCAAGGACAAGGGCAATGACTACAGCATCCTCGACAAGGTGGTCCGGGAGCGCGTCAAGGCCATCGTCTGCATGGGCGTGGACAACGCCAAGATCCACGCCGCCTTCGAGGACATCGTCGGCAAGGACAGGATGGTCGACACCCGCTCCGCGGAAGAGGCCGTCAAGGCGGCCGCCGCTTTCGCCGTTCCCGGCGACGTGGTGTTGTTGAGCCCCTGCTGCGCCAGTTTCGACCTTTTCCAGAATTACGAAGACCGTGGCCGCCAGTTCAAGGAGGCGGTGCGGCACCTGTAG
- a CDS encoding cell division protein FtsA, whose translation MQAERYIAAADLGSSKIALSVAKIEGDDIQIIYYKETPSDGIRNSYVFNPKRAAGPLRAAIREAEEELNIKILQVVVGLPRYDVRQEIASARMERSDPSSCITKDEINTLKSIAIDSYPIADEAKEEIYGAVAQSFSADEELVCASENDVVGVTADAIEGNFKVFVGAQKAVSNIDIMLNEVGVAPARKMFLPNTVARAVLTDAEKENGVALVEIGAGVTSLTIYRGRLLRHYSAIPFGGRSITTDIKYECGFNEQLAENIKLAFGACMPDKLQSLSEKIIQINDEENGSYEQLPVKYLSEIITCRAREIIEAILWQIQDSGYADKLRNGIVLTGGGANLVNLANLFKEMSGYTVRIGYPRSQAFSAIGCSGTGEASAVASIGMILEAKRDVRLNCIEEAPAPAAEEAAQAENGADAPVQDNLFASDPNYAPDDVITPRKQKAEKKPNRFVSWIRQKSHQVGEAAEGAFDSTMGSLFDEMK comes from the coding sequence ATGCAGGCAGAAAGATACATAGCAGCCGCCGACCTTGGCTCCTCCAAAATCGCCCTGAGCGTAGCCAAGATCGAAGGAGATGACATCCAGATCATCTACTACAAAGAGACGCCCTCCGACGGCATCCGCAACAGCTACGTCTTCAACCCGAAGCGCGCAGCCGGTCCGCTCCGCGCCGCCATCCGGGAAGCGGAGGAAGAATTGAACATCAAGATCCTGCAAGTGGTCGTGGGCCTGCCCCGCTACGACGTGCGGCAGGAGATCGCCAGCGCCCGCATGGAACGCAGCGATCCCTCTTCCTGCATCACCAAGGACGAGATCAACACGCTCAAGAGCATCGCCATCGACTCCTACCCCATCGCCGACGAGGCCAAGGAGGAGATCTACGGCGCCGTGGCCCAGTCGTTCTCGGCCGACGAGGAACTCGTCTGCGCGAGCGAGAACGACGTCGTGGGCGTGACCGCCGACGCCATCGAAGGCAACTTCAAGGTGTTCGTGGGCGCCCAGAAGGCGGTGAGCAACATCGACATCATGCTCAACGAGGTGGGCGTGGCGCCCGCCCGCAAGATGTTCCTGCCCAACACCGTGGCCCGGGCCGTCCTCACGGACGCCGAGAAGGAGAACGGCGTGGCCCTCGTGGAGATCGGCGCCGGCGTGACCTCGCTGACCATCTACCGCGGCCGGCTCCTGCGCCACTACTCCGCCATCCCGTTCGGCGGGCGGAGCATCACCACCGACATCAAGTACGAGTGCGGCTTCAACGAGCAGCTCGCCGAGAACATCAAGCTCGCCTTCGGCGCCTGCATGCCGGACAAGCTCCAGTCGCTCAGCGAGAAGATCATCCAAATCAACGACGAGGAGAACGGCTCCTACGAGCAGCTCCCGGTCAAATACCTCTCCGAGATCATCACCTGCCGCGCCCGCGAGATCATCGAGGCCATCCTCTGGCAGATCCAGGACAGCGGCTACGCCGACAAGCTCCGCAACGGCATCGTGCTCACCGGCGGCGGCGCCAACCTGGTCAACCTCGCCAATCTTTTCAAGGAAATGTCCGGCTACACCGTCCGCATCGGATATCCCCGCAGCCAGGCCTTCAGCGCCATCGGCTGCTCGGGCACCGGCGAGGCCAGCGCCGTGGCTTCGATCGGTATGATCCTTGAAGCAAAACGCGATGTCCGCCTCAACTGCATCGAAGAAGCGCCCGCCCCCGCGGCCGAAGAAGCCGCCCAGGCGGAGAACGGTGCTGACGCGCCCGTCCAGGACAACCTCTTCGCGAGCGATCCCAATTACGCTCCGGACGACGTCATCACCCCGCGCAAGCAGAAGGCGGAGAAGAAGCCCAACAGGTTCGTGTCCTGGATCCGGCAGAAGAGCCACCAGGTCGGCGAGGCGGCGGAAGGCGCCTTCGACAGCACGATGGGCAGCCTGTTCGACGAAATGAAATAA
- a CDS encoding UDP-N-acetylglucosamine-N-acetylmuramylpentapeptide N-acetylglucosamine transferase, which yields MSYKKLRVIISGGGTGGHIFPAISIAGKLREANPETEILFVGAEGKMEMEKVPAAGYEIVGLPMAGLQRQLNWGNFKNNVRIPFKVASSLRKAGHVIDSFKPDVAIGVGGYASAPLLWQATRKHIPSLIQEQNGFAGLTNKILGRRVQSICVAYDGMEKFFPAEKIVFSGNPIRPEIHPYSAEDRAEGLRYYGLDPDKRHLFVVGGSLGAGTLNRAMRAWIEAGCPGGEDVEVLWQCGRYYKKGIDGFMAGRDLPQIHYTDFIGRMDLAYACTDVLVSRAGASSVSEICAARKAAVFVPSPNVAEDHQTHNAMALVRKDAALIVRDADAAEQLLPTALSLIHDPARIAAIEANVAPLARLDAAQTIVEEVYKLV from the coding sequence ATGAGTTATAAGAAATTGCGCGTGATCATCAGCGGCGGTGGCACCGGCGGACACATCTTCCCGGCCATCTCCATCGCCGGCAAACTCCGGGAAGCCAACCCGGAGACGGAAATTCTCTTCGTCGGCGCCGAAGGCAAGATGGAGATGGAGAAAGTCCCGGCGGCGGGCTACGAGATCGTGGGCCTGCCGATGGCCGGCCTGCAGCGCCAGCTGAACTGGGGCAACTTCAAGAACAACGTCCGCATCCCGTTCAAGGTGGCGAGCAGCCTCCGCAAGGCCGGGCATGTCATCGACAGCTTCAAGCCCGACGTCGCCATCGGCGTGGGCGGCTATGCCAGCGCTCCCCTGCTCTGGCAGGCCACGCGCAAACACATCCCTTCCCTGATCCAGGAGCAGAACGGCTTCGCCGGCCTGACCAACAAGATCCTGGGCCGCCGCGTACAGAGCATCTGCGTGGCCTACGACGGGATGGAGAAATTCTTCCCGGCGGAGAAGATCGTCTTCAGCGGCAACCCGATCCGCCCCGAGATCCACCCCTACAGCGCGGAGGACCGCGCGGAAGGGCTCCGCTACTACGGGCTGGACCCGGACAAGCGGCACCTCTTCGTGGTGGGCGGCAGCCTCGGCGCCGGCACGCTCAACCGCGCGATGCGCGCGTGGATCGAAGCCGGCTGTCCCGGCGGCGAAGACGTGGAGGTGCTCTGGCAGTGCGGCCGCTACTACAAGAAGGGCATCGACGGATTCATGGCGGGACGCGACCTCCCGCAGATCCATTATACGGATTTCATCGGACGGATGGACCTCGCCTACGCGTGCACGGACGTGCTCGTCAGCCGCGCCGGCGCCTCCTCGGTGTCCGAGATCTGCGCCGCGCGCAAGGCCGCCGTGTTCGTGCCTTCGCCCAACGTGGCCGAAGACCACCAGACGCACAACGCCATGGCGCTCGTGCGCAAGGACGCCGCGCTGATCGTGCGCGACGCCGATGCGGCGGAGCAGCTGCTCCCCACCGCCCTGTCGCTGATCCACGATCCGGCGCGCATCGCCGCGATCGAGGCCAACGTCGCGCCGCTCGCCCGCCTGGACGCAGCGCAGACCATCGTAGAAGAAGTATATAAACTGGTATGA